Part of the Paeniglutamicibacter sulfureus genome, TGATGAAATCGACCGATGGCGGGGAATCCTGGATACCCCTCTCGCGGCAGGGTGAATCCGATTTCCATGCCATGACGGCGACGAGTGACCAGTTGGTCGGATTCGACGGGATTCTTCGATCGACGGTGGACGGCAAGGAATGGTCGGACGTCGGGCCGATGTCACCTTCCCCGTATGCGTTGGCGGGAAGCCCCGACGACACGGTGGTTCTGGCCACCACCGAGGAAGGTGTGTGGCGATCCATCGATGGCGGACGAACCTGGTCGGCTCCGGGTGGCGGACCGCAACTCCTCACCGCCGCATTTGCGGATCAGAAGACCGCCGTTGGTATCTCACCGGAAGGAAGCGTGTATCTCAGCGACGATGCCGGTCTTTCCTGGCAAAGAACCGACGCCGAGGTAGACCAAACGTCGGCCATTGGGGCCACCAGTGACGCAGATGGGCGCCTCTCCATCTGGATGGCCATGGAACGTGGCCTGGTCAAGTTCGCATACGACGGCATCACTCTTACCGAGGAAACCCGATGAGCCAGATTTTCCCGATGTTCCCCAGCGCGCGATCCATGGTGATCGTCAGGGATGCCACGGATCAAGACCTGCGATTAATGGCTTCTGACATGATCCGATATTTGCCTGACGGGCTGTTCCCACGCCTGGGACAACGCTTCGTCAAGCGGTGGATGAGTACCTTTCTCACCCAACAACAGGGGGTTGCCCTTGTCGCTGTAACGAACGATGTCGCGCAGCAACAAGTTGGTTTCCTGATTGGTTCAACCCACCAAGTCCGTCACGTCGCGGATGTTCTCAACAACCACAAGTGGAGTCTCCTGCTCTCGGGAACTGCAGCGCTTTCCATCCGGCCGCGGGTGCTTCTGCACTTCCTGCGCACCCGGGCCCGCCCGTACCTGCGTCGCATAGCGGGACGCACGTCCAGCCCAAGTGCCACTGCCACCAAGTCCGAGCCGGCAACGGCGGTCATTACCTCGCTCGTGGTGCTGCCAACGGTGCGGGGCGGGGGTGTGGGAAGTCTTCTGGTGGATGAATTCCTCGCGCAGGCCCAACGAGAAGGTTCGTTCCGGGCAGAACTGGTAACCACGGCCGGGGCTGCTGGGGCAGGAGTCTTCTACGAAAAGATCGGCTGGGTCTGCGCTGAGGAGCGGTATTCCAAGGACGGCACACAGATTCAAACCTATCGCCATCCCCTGACGGAGACGGAGGTGGGCGACAAAGTGGCGTGCCTGCAGTCCGATATCCAACGACACCTGACCAAGAGCATCGCCTCTTCCCAGGAATCCGAATTCAAGGACAGGGAAGGCCTGCTCTCCACCCTGTAGCGAGTCCTGACCCTTTTTGTGGTGGTGGATCCGCGGAAATGCGGATCCACCACCGACCACATTTCTTCCCTGTTCGCTATGGCCCGACATGTTCCCGCATCTCCCCATACCGCGCTCATTCAATCAGTCTGGAGCTGAACCTTTTATGGGTGGACACCACCACGCCGACGTACTCGTTGACCCGGCCCGGCGCCGACGCGCCAACCTCATCCTGTGGATCCTTCTCGCCCCGGTGGGGGTGCTGGCGTTCGTGGCGACCATCGTGCTCTGGCCCAGCGGCGGCATCACCAAGTCCCCGCTCAACGATGTCTTTGATACCGCAAGCGGGGTGGAGCTTTCCACCGGAACCGTCACCCGGACGGTCAATGAAACCTGTCCCTCCACCCAGGGGATGGAGGGGACCGGCGGCCAGGAACTGTTGTGCGAGATTTCCTATGTCACTCCCGAGGCGGGCGGTGCCTCCTTCGCCCTGGAAGTTCCGCCGGAAACCACCCAGTCCCGGCCCTTGGTGGCAGGGGACAAGATCAAGTACCTCGACCTCTCGCACACCACCGATACCTCGGCGCCCTACGTCTTCGTTGACTTCGTTCGTTCGACCCCGCTTGCCCTGCTGGGCATCGCCTATGCGGTGGTGGTGTGCTGGGTTGCGCGGTGGCGCGGGCTGCGTGCCTTGGCCGGGCTCGCCGGCGGGCTGTTCTTCATCGTCGGATTCATGATCCCGGCGCTGCTGGAGGGCAAGTCACCCATGCTGGTTGGGCTAACCACGTCAACCATCGTCATGTTTGCCGCGCTGTATTTTGCCCACGGATTCTCGGCCAGGACCTCCACTGCACTGTTGGGGACGCTGTTCGGGTTGGGTGTTACCGCGGCCATAGCCGTTTGGGCCACCGATGCGGCGGCCCTGACCGGGGCCACCGAGGACTCGGCCATGACGCTGAGCACGGTGGTGCCCGAACTCAGCCTCTCCGGCTTGCTGCTGTGCGGCCTGCTCATCGCCGGCATGGGCGTGCTCAACGATGTGACCATCACCCAGTCCTCCGCGGTCTGGGAGCTGGCGGAAATCGCGCCGCATTCCACTGCCCGGCAGCTTTTCACCTCGGGGATGCGCATCGGCCGGGACCACATCGCCTCGACCGTCTACACCATTGCCTTCGCCTACGCCGGCGCGGCACTGCCGATCCTGGTGTTGGTGAGCTTGTACGACCGACCCCTGATGGACACCCTCACCACCGGCCAAATGGCCGAGGAGGTCATTCGAATCCTGGTGGGTTCCATCGGGTTGGTATTGGCCATCCCGGTGACCACTGCCATCGCGGTGGCAGTGGTCAAGGCCACGGGGTCGGGTGCCAAGGCCACGGAAAACGGCTCCATAGCCAGCCAAAGTGGTTCCAGGCTGTCGGGTCGACGCGCCCTGCAGCCGGACGCGGTGGAGCAAATCCATGCTGCGGACTGGACTCCTGAAATGGCCGTTTCCGCAAGACGCCATGATCCCACTTAACGCTAATGATTCTTATTTACGTTAGAATGAGTGCTTGAGCGTTCATACAACCGGCTCTCAAGGATCGCTTCACCCATGAATCGTCGAACACTACGCCTCGTCCCCCTGGCCCCTGCCGGCACCCTTGCCCTGGCGGCCTGCGGCGGAAATGCTTCAGGCCAGGATTCCGCAGCCGAGCAGGACCAAGTTCAAGTGGTCACCAGCACCACCGTCTACGCCGACCTGGTCAGCCGGATCGGCGGAGACCTGGTGGAGGCAAACCCGGTCATCAACTCGGTGTCGCAAGATCCGCACTCCTACGAGGCGACCTCGCGCGACAAGCTCGCACTTTCCAAGGCCCAGCTGGTGGTGGCCAACGGCGGCGGATACGACACTGGTGATGGCAACTGCGGCGGATACGACGTCTTCATGGATGTGCTGGCCAAGGACCTCAAGCCGTCCGAATCCACGGTCATCAACGCCGTCGACACCTCGCCGGTCGCGGACGACGGTGCAGTGGTCGACGAAGACCATGCGGAGGATTCCGCCGTGAAGGACGAGCACGCGGAGCACGGCGACGCTTCCTGCAACGAGCACGTTTGGTACGACGTCGAATCAATGCGCCTGCTCACCGAAGAGATCTCCCAGAGGCTGGCGGAACTGAGGCCCGAGGCCGCCACGACCTTCACGGGGCGGCTTGTGAAAAAGTGAAATATCCGACGCTAAGGTCTTGCCGGGCGCCGCAGTGGCCGGTATCTGTCGAGCTTGATGTAGTTCGTGTGGTGCCAGTAGTACGATCGTGACTTGGCTGGAAGTAGCCCGCTGCGGCGTTTGTCCGTGGCCGTGTCAACTCAAGGGCGAAGGGAAATCGAATCGATGGCCTGTCGGGCTTCCCGCGCGAGGCTGTCGGGCATGGGTGCGCTCTTGGCCGAATCGGAGGCAACCTGTTGCCCCTCGTCGCTGACGACGTAGTACCCGAAGGTCTTGACCAGGTCCAGGGTCGTGGGGTCGGTGTAGCCGCTGCAGACGATGAAGTAGGAGACGAGCACCAGCGGGTAGGCCCCGGGTTCGGTGGTGGTTCTGTCCAGCTCCAGGGCGATGTCGTTTTCGTGCCGTCCCTCCACACGCTTCGAGGCACCCACCGCGATGGACGCAGCTTCGCCACTGACCTCTACGAAGGAATCCCCCACCCGGAGTTTGCCCTTGCCCAGGGTCTGGTCCACCAGGGAATCATCCGCATAGGTCAGGGCGCCGGGTGTGCGGGCAACGGTTGTCACGACCCCGGAGTTGCCTTGGGCTTGTTCGGTGGCCAGGCCCGTGGGCCAGCTGCCGTCGGGTTCGTGGGGCCACTGTTCGGGGGCGGCGGCATGCAGGTATTCGGTGAAGTTCTCGGTCGTTCCCGAATCATCGGATCGTGCGACCTCCGTCATCGGTATATCCGGCAGGGCCACGTCCGGGTTCAGGGCCTTGATGGCCGGATCCTGCCAACTGGTGATGTTGCCGGCAAAGATCCCGGCAATCGTCTGCGCGTCGAAGTTCAGTTCCTTGATGCCGGGGAGGTTGAAGGCGATGCTGATCGGCGAGATGTAGGCGGGGATGTTGATTGCTCCTTGCGGGCCGCACGCCTCTTGGGACTTGGCGACTTCCTCTTCCTTCAGGAAGGCATCGGACCCGGCGAATTGCGTGGCTCCGGCCAGCAGGCCCGCACGTCCTGCCCCGGAACCCACGGAGGCGTATTGCACTTGGACGCGTGGATGCAGGAAGGCGAACCCGTTGGTCCAGGCATTCATGGCCGAGTTCTGCGCCGTCGACCCGCCTCCGGTGAGGGTTCCACTCATGGTTGACGGGTTCCGTTGCGCGGCTTCCTTCTGTGCCTCCCCCAGGGGGTAGTCGGAACCGCAGCCGGCCAGCAGCAACGTCAATCCAAGCACCGAGGCGATCGAACCCATGCGGATACCTGAGCGGGCGCGCTTCGGGGCAAGGGAATGGTGCGGGCCACCATGCATGGCGTACTCCTGGGAATGAGAGGTGGTGGGTACAGCGGTAAGCGGCTTCCCTGGACGAGGTGGTGGGTAGCCGTGTGGTGCGCGGCCACGGGGGTCCCGTCGGGCGGGACCCCCGTGTTCTTGAGCGCGTGTTCTTTAGCGCGAGGCCGGCTCGCCCAGCAGTTCGGCGTGGCCGTGCAGGGTTCCGGTGACGAATCCGATGGTGACCGGCTGCGGACCGCAGCAGGCATCGGCTGCCGGTTCAGGAGTGCTGCAGCAAGAATCTGCTGCGGGTTCCGTTGTGCCGCAGGCGGCCGCCGGTTCGCCCACGGCAGGGGCGTCGCAGGAACCGCCCAGGTCGGTGGAGCAGACCCCGGTTTCCGGTAGTTCCAGTTCGACCAGGTCTGCTGCCGCGCGGTCCCCGGCCAGGGACGCGGCGATGGAGCGGACCTGCTCGTAGCCGGTGGCCATGAGGAACGTCGGGGCCCGGCCGTAGCTCTTCATCCCCACGATGTAGAAGTCGGTTTCCGGGTGGGCGAGGACCCGTTCGCCGTGGGCGGTGACGGTGCCGCAGCTGTGGAACTCCGGATCGATCAGTGGGCCCAGGGCGCTGGGTGCTTCGACGATCGCATCCAGGTCCAGGCGCAGCTCGGAGAGCATGGCCAGGTCCGGGCGGAAGCCGGTGGCCGGAACCAGGAGGTCAATCACGAGGTTGCGTCCGTCGGAGAGGTTCACCGTCAAGCGCTCGTCCGATTCCAGGGAGGTGACGGAGAGGTTTTCCAGGATGGTGATGTCGCCGTTTTCGACGAAGCGGCGCAGGGACGTGCCCAGCTGCCCGCGGGCCGGCAATTCGTCCGCCGCCCCGCCGCCGTAGAGCTTGACCGGGTTGGCTACCCCGCGCAGGCCCCAGAGGATGGTGGTGTCGGGGTGTTGTTGGCGCAACCGACCCAGGCTGATCAGCGTGTTGGCCGCGGAGTGTCCGGCGCCCAGGACCAGGATGGTCTTCCCGGCGAAGGCTTCCTTGTCCGTTCCCAGCGGATCGGGAAGCGGGGAGGTGATGAAGCCTGCGCTTCGGGCTTGGGTTTCGCCGATGGCCTCGATGCCGGAGCGGCCCACCGGATTGGAGGTGTTCCAGGTTCCGGAGGCGTCGATGACGGCCCGGCCCAGCAGATCCTCGGTGCCCGTTGCGGTTTGGGTGCGCACCAGGAAAAGGGCATCTTCGCGGCCATTGGTGCGTGTCTTGTCCACGCTCTTGCCGTCGGCCTGGATGCGGGTGACGTGGGTGACGCGGTGGCCGTAGCTGATGTTCGGGGCCAATGCCGGGTGTGCGGCCAGCGGTTCGAGGTATTCGCTGACCATGTCCGCACCGCTGGGCAGGCGGGTTTCGCGGGGGGCTTCCCAGTCACCGGCGTAGGTGTCCGTCGGGGTTTCCAGCAGGCGGCGGGAGGCGGCGTCGATGTTGTATTTCCAGGTGGAGAAGAGCTTGATGTGGCCCCAAGCGGTCATGGCGGCCCCGGCGCTGGTTCCGGCTTCGAGGATGCGGACATCCTGGTGGCGTTCGTTCAGGTGTGCCGCGGCGGCCAGCCCGATGGGACCGGCGCCGATGACGATCACGGGGTAATTCTGGTTCATGCTCTTCTCCTCCTGGTATGGGTGCTACTTGGTGGCGGGCAGCAGTTCGGAGATGAGCGCCTCGATGCGTGCCCTGATGTCGTCGCGGATCGGGCGGACGGCCTCCACGCCCTGGCCCGCCGGGTCATCGAGCTTCCAGTCCTCGTAGCGCTTGCCCGGGAAGATCGGGCAGGTGTCCCCACAGCCCATGGTGATGACGACGTCGGATTCCTTCACGGCCTCGGTGGTGAGGATCTTGGGGGTTTCGCCAGCCATGTCGATGCCCACCTCGTTCATCGCGGCCACGGCTGCCGGGTTCACGGTGTCGGCCGGCTGCGAACCGGCGGAGCGGACCTCGATCTGCCCGGCGGACAAGTTGCTCAGGAAGGCTGCGGCCATTTGGGAGCGTCCGGCGTTGTGGACGCAGACGAACAGGACGGAAGGCTTGGTGGTGGTGTTCATGCGTTTGCCTTTGCGGGGTTGAAGGAAGGGAAGAATTTGCGGGACCAGAGGGCGACGTAGACCAGGGCCACGAGCAGCGGCACCTCGATGAGCGGGCCGACGACCCCGGCCAGGGCCTGGCCGCTGGTGACGCCGAAGGTGGCGATGGCCACGGCGATGGCGAGCTCGAAGTTGTTGCCCGCGGCGGTGAACGCCAACGTGGTGGTGCGGGCATAGCCCATGCGCAGGGCATGGCCGATGAGCATGGAGGCACCGAAGACCACAATGAAGTAGACCAGCAGGGGCAGGGCGATGCGTGCGACGTCCAGGGGCTTGGCGATGATGGTGTCGCCCTGCAGGGCGAAGAGCAGCACGATGGTGAACAGCAGGCCGTAAAGTGCCCAGGGGCCGATCTTCGGCAGGAACTTGTTTTCGTACCAGTCCCGGCCCTTGGCCTTTTCGCCAAAGGTGCGGGTGAGGTACCCGGCGACCAGCGGGATACCCAGGAACACGAGCACCGAAAGGGTGATGGTCCAGATCGAGAATTCGGCGCTGGTGGTGGGCAGGCCCAGCCAGGACGGGAGCGCCTGCAGGTAGAACCAGCCCAGGGCACCGAAGGCGAAGACCTGGAAGACGGAGTTGATGGCCACCAGCACCGCGGCGGCCTCGCGGTCCCCACAGGCCAGGTCGTTCCAGATGAACACCATGGCGATGCAGCGGGCCAGCCCGACGATGATCAACCCGGTCCGGTACTCGGGCAAATCCGCCAGGAAGATCCAGGCCAGGACAAACATGAACGCCGGGGCCAGGACCCAGTTGATCACCAGGGAGGTGATCATGAGTTTCTTGTCGCTGAGCACGCGCCCGGTCTCGTTGTAGCGGACCTTGGCCAGCACCGGGTACATCATCACCAGCAGGCCCACTGCGATGGGCAGGGAGATGCCGGCGACCTGGAGGGAGTCCAGGACCGAGCCGAGTCCGGGAATGAGTCGACCCAGGGCCAGCCCGAGGGCCATGGCGGCCAGGATCCACACGGCCAGGTAGCGGTCCAGGGTGGAGAGCTTGGCGCTCAGGTGCCGGGTTTCAGCGGGCGGGGCATGCGATGTCACGTCGAGTTCACTCCAAAAGACTAGGCATCGACGAGCGTCGATGTATCGAGTATGCTTGCTTATATCGACGATTGTCAATCTCCCGCCCGGGAGACGTAAGGAAAGCGAGGCGAGGCAGATGCCCACCCCTGTTGCCACCCAAACCCGTCAGGAAACCCCCGTGGTTCCCGAACAGGAAACCGAAGCCCCGTGCTGCGTTCCCTCCCACGGGGAGGATTCCTTGCTTGCCGTCGAGGCCGAGGCCCTGGCGGCGCGATTCAAGGCGCTGTCCGACCCGAACCGGTTGCGCATCCTGTCGATCGTTTCCTCGTCCCCGGATGCCGAGACCTGCGTCTGTGACTTGTCCGAGCCGCTGAACCTGGGCCAGCCCACCGTCTCGCACCATCTGAAGATCATGGTGGAAGCCGGCCTGTTGAACCGCGAGAAGCGCGGGGTCTGGGCCTACTACTCGCTGGTTCCCGGGGCACTGGATTCCCTGGCCGCAACCCTGATCCCGAAGGCCTAACCCATGAGCACCACGTCACCGGCAGCCCGTCCCGCCGTCCTGTTCGTCTGCGTCAAGAACGGCGGCAAGTCTCAGATGGCCGCCGGCCTGATGAAATTCGAGGCCGGGTCCGAGGTCACCGTCACCTCGGCCGGCACCCATCCGGGGAAGGCCATCAATGCGCTCTCGGCCGAGGTCCTGCAGGACCTCGGCATCGACATCGGCGCGGAGCAGCCCAAGGCGTTGACCGAGGAGAACATGCGTACAGCCGGGCTGGTGGTGGTCCTGGGCACCGAGGCCCACGTCCCCGCGGTGGAAGGCGTGAGCGTGGAAATCTGGGAAACGGACGAACCATCCCTGCGCGGCGTCGAAGGCCGGGAACGCATGGAACTGGTCCGCGACGACATCCACGGACGGGTCAAGGACCTGAAAAACCGCCTCCTGGCCTCGCACTAA contains:
- a CDS encoding F510_1955 family glycosylhydrolase, giving the protein MSSTLPIFSRSRKWTAMSIALLATLGLAACGETQKSNADEQPPANPYGHIHAISVEESTQRVLLATHNGLFDATETVPRPVGPPIDLMGFTISSDGTFYASGHPGPSVDLPNPLGLMKSTDGGESWIPLSRQGESDFHAMTATSDQLVGFDGILRSTVDGKEWSDVGPMSPSPYALAGSPDDTVVLATTEEGVWRSIDGGRTWSAPGGGPQLLTAAFADQKTAVGISPEGSVYLSDDAGLSWQRTDAEVDQTSAIGATSDADGRLSIWMAMERGLVKFAYDGITLTEETR
- a CDS encoding GNAT family N-acetyltransferase, with amino-acid sequence MSQIFPMFPSARSMVIVRDATDQDLRLMASDMIRYLPDGLFPRLGQRFVKRWMSTFLTQQQGVALVAVTNDVAQQQVGFLIGSTHQVRHVADVLNNHKWSLLLSGTAALSIRPRVLLHFLRTRARPYLRRIAGRTSSPSATATKSEPATAVITSLVVLPTVRGGGVGSLLVDEFLAQAQREGSFRAELVTTAGAAGAGVFYEKIGWVCAEERYSKDGTQIQTYRHPLTETEVGDKVACLQSDIQRHLTKSIASSQESEFKDREGLLSTL
- a CDS encoding YibE/F family protein, with the translated sequence MGGHHHADVLVDPARRRRANLILWILLAPVGVLAFVATIVLWPSGGITKSPLNDVFDTASGVELSTGTVTRTVNETCPSTQGMEGTGGQELLCEISYVTPEAGGASFALEVPPETTQSRPLVAGDKIKYLDLSHTTDTSAPYVFVDFVRSTPLALLGIAYAVVVCWVARWRGLRALAGLAGGLFFIVGFMIPALLEGKSPMLVGLTTSTIVMFAALYFAHGFSARTSTALLGTLFGLGVTAAIAVWATDAAALTGATEDSAMTLSTVVPELSLSGLLLCGLLIAGMGVLNDVTITQSSAVWELAEIAPHSTARQLFTSGMRIGRDHIASTVYTIAFAYAGAALPILVLVSLYDRPLMDTLTTGQMAEEVIRILVGSIGLVLAIPVTTAIAVAVVKATGSGAKATENGSIASQSGSRLSGRRALQPDAVEQIHAADWTPEMAVSARRHDPT
- a CDS encoding metal ABC transporter substrate-binding protein, whose amino-acid sequence is MNRRTLRLVPLAPAGTLALAACGGNASGQDSAAEQDQVQVVTSTTVYADLVSRIGGDLVEANPVINSVSQDPHSYEATSRDKLALSKAQLVVANGGGYDTGDGNCGGYDVFMDVLAKDLKPSESTVINAVDTSPVADDGAVVDEDHAEDSAVKDEHAEHGDASCNEHVWYDVESMRLLTEEISQRLAELRPEAATTFTGRLVKK
- the pstS gene encoding phosphate ABC transporter substrate-binding protein PstS; amino-acid sequence: MHGGPHHSLAPKRARSGIRMGSIASVLGLTLLLAGCGSDYPLGEAQKEAAQRNPSTMSGTLTGGGSTAQNSAMNAWTNGFAFLHPRVQVQYASVGSGAGRAGLLAGATQFAGSDAFLKEEEVAKSQEACGPQGAINIPAYISPISIAFNLPGIKELNFDAQTIAGIFAGNITSWQDPAIKALNPDVALPDIPMTEVARSDDSGTTENFTEYLHAAAPEQWPHEPDGSWPTGLATEQAQGNSGVVTTVARTPGALTYADDSLVDQTLGKGKLRVGDSFVEVSGEAASIAVGASKRVEGRHENDIALELDRTTTEPGAYPLVLVSYFIVCSGYTDPTTLDLVKTFGYYVVSDEGQQVASDSAKSAPMPDSLAREARQAIDSISLRP
- a CDS encoding FAD-dependent oxidoreductase encodes the protein MNQNYPVIVIGAGPIGLAAAAHLNERHQDVRILEAGTSAGAAMTAWGHIKLFSTWKYNIDAASRRLLETPTDTYAGDWEAPRETRLPSGADMVSEYLEPLAAHPALAPNISYGHRVTHVTRIQADGKSVDKTRTNGREDALFLVRTQTATGTEDLLGRAVIDASGTWNTSNPVGRSGIEAIGETQARSAGFITSPLPDPLGTDKEAFAGKTILVLGAGHSAANTLISLGRLRQQHPDTTILWGLRGVANPVKLYGGGAADELPARGQLGTSLRRFVENGDITILENLSVTSLESDERLTVNLSDGRNLVIDLLVPATGFRPDLAMLSELRLDLDAIVEAPSALGPLIDPEFHSCGTVTAHGERVLAHPETDFYIVGMKSYGRAPTFLMATGYEQVRSIAASLAGDRAAADLVELELPETGVCSTDLGGSCDAPAVGEPAAACGTTEPAADSCCSTPEPAADACCGPQPVTIGFVTGTLHGHAELLGEPASR
- a CDS encoding arsenate reductase ArsC: MNTTTKPSVLFVCVHNAGRSQMAAAFLSNLSAGQIEVRSAGSQPADTVNPAAVAAMNEVGIDMAGETPKILTTEAVKESDVVITMGCGDTCPIFPGKRYEDWKLDDPAGQGVEAVRPIRDDIRARIEALISELLPATK
- the arsB gene encoding ACR3 family arsenite efflux transporter, yielding MTSHAPPAETRHLSAKLSTLDRYLAVWILAAMALGLALGRLIPGLGSVLDSLQVAGISLPIAVGLLVMMYPVLAKVRYNETGRVLSDKKLMITSLVINWVLAPAFMFVLAWIFLADLPEYRTGLIIVGLARCIAMVFIWNDLACGDREAAAVLVAINSVFQVFAFGALGWFYLQALPSWLGLPTTSAEFSIWTITLSVLVFLGIPLVAGYLTRTFGEKAKGRDWYENKFLPKIGPWALYGLLFTIVLLFALQGDTIIAKPLDVARIALPLLVYFIVVFGASMLIGHALRMGYARTTTLAFTAAGNNFELAIAVAIATFGVTSGQALAGVVGPLIEVPLLVALVYVALWSRKFFPSFNPAKANA
- a CDS encoding ArsR/SmtB family transcription factor, coding for MPTPVATQTRQETPVVPEQETEAPCCVPSHGEDSLLAVEAEALAARFKALSDPNRLRILSIVSSSPDAETCVCDLSEPLNLGQPTVSHHLKIMVEAGLLNREKRGVWAYYSLVPGALDSLAATLIPKA
- a CDS encoding low molecular weight phosphatase family protein, translated to MSTTSPAARPAVLFVCVKNGGKSQMAAGLMKFEAGSEVTVTSAGTHPGKAINALSAEVLQDLGIDIGAEQPKALTEENMRTAGLVVVLGTEAHVPAVEGVSVEIWETDEPSLRGVEGRERMELVRDDIHGRVKDLKNRLLASH